Proteins from one Esox lucius isolate fEsoLuc1 chromosome 19, fEsoLuc1.pri, whole genome shotgun sequence genomic window:
- the tpm1 gene encoding tropomyosin alpha-1 chain isoform X1: MDAIKKKMQMLKLDKENALDRAEQAEGDKKAAEDKSKQLEDDLVALQKKLKGTEDELDKYSESLKDAQEKLELAEKKATDAEADVASLNRRIQLVEEELDRAQERLATALTKLEEAEKAADESERGMKVIENRASKDEEKLELQEIQLKEAKHIAEEADRKYEEVARKLVIIESDLERTEERAELSEGKCSELEEELKTVTNNLKSLEAQAEKYSQKEDKYEEEIKVLTDKLKEAETRAEFAERSVAKLEKTIDDLEDELYAQKLKYKAISEELDHALNDMTSI, from the exons ATGGATGCCATCAAGAAGAAGATGCAGATGCTCAAGCTCGACAAGGAGAATGCCTTGGACAGAGCTGAGCAAGCTGAGGGAGACAAGAAGGCAGCAGAGGACAAGAGCAAACAG CTTGAGGATGACTTGGTAGCTCTGCAGAAGAAACTGAAGGGAACAGAGGATGAGCTGGACAAGTACTCAGAGTCTCTTAAGGATGCCCAGGAGAAACTTGAGCTGGCTGAGAAGAAAGCCACCGAC GCTGAGGCCGATGTCGCTTCCCTGAACAGACGTATCCAGCTGGTTGAGGAGGAGTTGGACCGTGCTCAGGAGCGCCTGGCAACCGCCCTGACCAAGCTCGAGGAGGCTGAGAAGGCTGCTGATGAGTCCGAGAG AGGCATGAAGGTTATTGAGAACAGGGCCTCAAAGGATGAGGAGAAGTTGGAGCTGCAGGAGATCCAGCTGAAGGAGGCCAAGCACATCGCTGAGGAGGCTGACCGCAAATATGAGGAG GTTGCCCGTAAGCTCGTCATCATTGAGAGTGATCTGGAGCGCACAGAGGAGCGTGCTGAGCTTTCAGAAGG CAAATGCTCTGAACTTGAGGAAGAGTTGAAAACTGTGACCAACAACCTGAAGTCACTGGAGGCCCAGGCTGAGAAG TACTCACAGAAGGAGGATAAGTACGAGGAGGAGATCAAGGTCCTCACTGACAAGCTGAAGGAG GCTGAAACTCGTGCTGAGTTCGCTGAGAGATCAGTAGCCAAGCTTGAGAAGACCATTGATGACTTGGAAG ATGAGTTGTATGCCCAGAAACTGAAGTACAAGGCAATCAGCGAGGAGCTGGACCACGCCCTCAACGACATGACCTCCAT ATAA
- the tpm1 gene encoding tropomyosin alpha-1 chain isoform X3 has protein sequence MDAIKKKMQMLKLDKENALDRAEQAEGDKKAAEDKSKQLEDEINELEKRLRITQDERDKVLDEFQGAEEKLLSAEEVAAKLEDDLVALQKKLKGTEDELDKYSESLKDAQEKLELAEKKATDAEADVASLNRRIQLVEEELDRAQERLATALTKLEEAEKAADESERGMKVIENRASKDEEKLELQEIQLKEAKHIAEEADRKYEEVARKLVIIESDLERTEERAELSEGKCSELEEELKTVTNNLKSLEAQAEKYSQKEDKYEEEIKVLTDKLKEAETRAEFAERSVAKLEKTIDDLEEKLAHAKEENLDMHQMLDQTLMELNNM, from the exons ATGGATGCCATCAAGAAGAAGATGCAGATGCTCAAGCTCGACAAGGAGAATGCCTTGGACAGAGCTGAGCAAGCTGAGGGAGACAAGAAGGCAGCAGAGGACAAGAGCAAACAG TTAGAGGATGAAATAAATGAGTTGGAAAAGAGATTGCGGATCACCCAAGATGAAAGAGATAAAGTGCTTGATGAGTTCCAAGGCGCCGAGGAAAAGTTGCTGAGCGCGGAGGAGGTGGCCGCCAAG CTTGAGGATGACTTGGTAGCTCTGCAGAAGAAACTGAAGGGAACAGAGGATGAGCTGGACAAGTACTCAGAGTCTCTTAAGGATGCCCAGGAGAAACTTGAGCTGGCTGAGAAGAAAGCCACCGAC GCTGAGGCCGATGTCGCTTCCCTGAACAGACGTATCCAGCTGGTTGAGGAGGAGTTGGACCGTGCTCAGGAGCGCCTGGCAACCGCCCTGACCAAGCTCGAGGAGGCTGAGAAGGCTGCTGATGAGTCCGAGAG AGGCATGAAGGTTATTGAGAACAGGGCCTCAAAGGATGAGGAGAAGTTGGAGCTGCAGGAGATCCAGCTGAAGGAGGCCAAGCACATCGCTGAGGAGGCTGACCGCAAATATGAGGAG GTTGCCCGTAAGCTCGTCATCATTGAGAGTGATCTGGAGCGCACAGAGGAGCGTGCTGAGCTTTCAGAAGG CAAATGCTCTGAACTTGAGGAAGAGTTGAAAACTGTGACCAACAACCTGAAGTCACTGGAGGCCCAGGCTGAGAAG TACTCACAGAAGGAGGATAAGTACGAGGAGGAGATCAAGGTCCTCACTGACAAGCTGAAGGAG GCTGAAACTCGTGCTGAGTTCGCTGAGAGATCAGTAGCCAAGCTTGAGAAGACCATTGATGACTTGGAAG AGAAACTGGCGCATGCTAAAGAAGAGAACCTTGATATGCACCAGATGCTGGACCAGACCCTAATGGAACTAAATAACATGTGA
- the tpm1 gene encoding tropomyosin alpha-1 chain isoform X5 — protein sequence MAGITSLEAVKRKIKTLQEQADGAEERAGKLQRELSLERKSRESAEADVASLNRRIQLVEEELDRAQERLATALTKLEEAEKAADESERGMKVIENRASKDEEKLELQEIQLKEAKHIAEEADRKYEEVARKLVIIESDLERTEERAELSEGKCSELEEELKTVTNNLKSLEAQAEKYSQKEDKYEEEIKVLTDKLKEAETRAEFAERSVAKLEKTIDDLEDELYAQKLKYKAISEELDHALNDMTSM from the exons ATGGCAGGTATAACATCACTGGAGGCGgttaaaaggaaaataaaaacattgcaaGAACAAGCAGACGGTGCTGAAGAGAGAGCTGGAAAACTACAGAGAGAATTGAGCTTGGAGAGGAAATCAAGAGAATCA GCTGAGGCCGATGTCGCTTCCCTGAACAGACGTATCCAGCTGGTTGAGGAGGAGTTGGACCGTGCTCAGGAGCGCCTGGCAACCGCCCTGACCAAGCTCGAGGAGGCTGAGAAGGCTGCTGATGAGTCCGAGAG AGGCATGAAGGTTATTGAGAACAGGGCCTCAAAGGATGAGGAGAAGTTGGAGCTGCAGGAGATCCAGCTGAAGGAGGCCAAGCACATCGCTGAGGAGGCTGACCGCAAATATGAGGAG GTTGCCCGTAAGCTCGTCATCATTGAGAGTGATCTGGAGCGCACAGAGGAGCGTGCTGAGCTTTCAGAAGG CAAATGCTCTGAACTTGAGGAAGAGTTGAAAACTGTGACCAACAACCTGAAGTCACTGGAGGCCCAGGCTGAGAAG TACTCACAGAAGGAGGATAAGTACGAGGAGGAGATCAAGGTCCTCACTGACAAGCTGAAGGAG GCTGAAACTCGTGCTGAGTTCGCTGAGAGATCAGTAGCCAAGCTTGAGAAGACCATTGATGACTTGGAAG ATGAGTTGTATGCCCAGAAACTGAAGTACAAGGCAATCAGCGAGGAGCTGGACCACGCCCTCAACGACATGACCTCCATGTAA
- the tpm1 gene encoding tropomyosin alpha-1 chain isoform X2 — MDAIKKKMQMLKLDKENALDRAEQAEGDKKAAEDKSKQLEDDLVALQKKLKGTEDELDKYSESLKDAQEKLELAEKKATDAEADVASLNRRIQLVEEELDRAQERLATALTKLEEAEKAADESERGMKVIENRASKDEEKLELQEIQLKEAKHIAEEADRKYEEVARKLVIIESDLERTEERAELSEGKCSELEEELKTVTNNLKSLEAQAEKYSQKEDKYEEEIKVLTDKLKEAETRAEFAERSVAKLEKTIDDLEEKLAHAKEENLDMHQMLDQTLMELNNM; from the exons ATGGATGCCATCAAGAAGAAGATGCAGATGCTCAAGCTCGACAAGGAGAATGCCTTGGACAGAGCTGAGCAAGCTGAGGGAGACAAGAAGGCAGCAGAGGACAAGAGCAAACAG CTTGAGGATGACTTGGTAGCTCTGCAGAAGAAACTGAAGGGAACAGAGGATGAGCTGGACAAGTACTCAGAGTCTCTTAAGGATGCCCAGGAGAAACTTGAGCTGGCTGAGAAGAAAGCCACCGAC GCTGAGGCCGATGTCGCTTCCCTGAACAGACGTATCCAGCTGGTTGAGGAGGAGTTGGACCGTGCTCAGGAGCGCCTGGCAACCGCCCTGACCAAGCTCGAGGAGGCTGAGAAGGCTGCTGATGAGTCCGAGAG AGGCATGAAGGTTATTGAGAACAGGGCCTCAAAGGATGAGGAGAAGTTGGAGCTGCAGGAGATCCAGCTGAAGGAGGCCAAGCACATCGCTGAGGAGGCTGACCGCAAATATGAGGAG GTTGCCCGTAAGCTCGTCATCATTGAGAGTGATCTGGAGCGCACAGAGGAGCGTGCTGAGCTTTCAGAAGG CAAATGCTCTGAACTTGAGGAAGAGTTGAAAACTGTGACCAACAACCTGAAGTCACTGGAGGCCCAGGCTGAGAAG TACTCACAGAAGGAGGATAAGTACGAGGAGGAGATCAAGGTCCTCACTGACAAGCTGAAGGAG GCTGAAACTCGTGCTGAGTTCGCTGAGAGATCAGTAGCCAAGCTTGAGAAGACCATTGATGACTTGGAAG AGAAACTGGCGCATGCTAAAGAAGAGAACCTTGATATGCACCAGATGCTGGACCAGACCCTAATGGAACTAAATAACATGTGA
- the tpm1 gene encoding tropomyosin alpha-1 chain isoform X4, translating into MAGITSLEAVKRKIKTLQEQADGAEERAGKLQRELSLERKSRESAEADVASLNRRIQLVEEELDRAQERLATALTKLEEAEKAADESERGMKVIENRASKDEEKLELQEIQLKEAKHIAEEADRKYEEVARKLVIIESDLERTEERAELSEGKCSELEEELKTVTNNLKSLEAQAEKYSQKEDKYEEEIKVLTDKLKEAETRAEFAERSVAKLEKTIDDLEEKLAHAKEENLDMHQMLDQTLMELNNM; encoded by the exons ATGGCAGGTATAACATCACTGGAGGCGgttaaaaggaaaataaaaacattgcaaGAACAAGCAGACGGTGCTGAAGAGAGAGCTGGAAAACTACAGAGAGAATTGAGCTTGGAGAGGAAATCAAGAGAATCA GCTGAGGCCGATGTCGCTTCCCTGAACAGACGTATCCAGCTGGTTGAGGAGGAGTTGGACCGTGCTCAGGAGCGCCTGGCAACCGCCCTGACCAAGCTCGAGGAGGCTGAGAAGGCTGCTGATGAGTCCGAGAG AGGCATGAAGGTTATTGAGAACAGGGCCTCAAAGGATGAGGAGAAGTTGGAGCTGCAGGAGATCCAGCTGAAGGAGGCCAAGCACATCGCTGAGGAGGCTGACCGCAAATATGAGGAG GTTGCCCGTAAGCTCGTCATCATTGAGAGTGATCTGGAGCGCACAGAGGAGCGTGCTGAGCTTTCAGAAGG CAAATGCTCTGAACTTGAGGAAGAGTTGAAAACTGTGACCAACAACCTGAAGTCACTGGAGGCCCAGGCTGAGAAG TACTCACAGAAGGAGGATAAGTACGAGGAGGAGATCAAGGTCCTCACTGACAAGCTGAAGGAG GCTGAAACTCGTGCTGAGTTCGCTGAGAGATCAGTAGCCAAGCTTGAGAAGACCATTGATGACTTGGAAG AGAAACTGGCGCATGCTAAAGAAGAGAACCTTGATATGCACCAGATGCTGGACCAGACCCTAATGGAACTAAATAACATGTGA